A genomic stretch from Spodoptera frugiperda isolate SF20-4 chromosome 14, AGI-APGP_CSIRO_Sfru_2.0, whole genome shotgun sequence includes:
- the LOC118279363 gene encoding serine protease inhibitor Kazal-type 10 — MLKIVTIIFLVTHYAHPKTFKFLKDYKLNESHINKSIQCDHCIRLYFPVCADDNLTYTNECRFKCIMAKRKFDDRATIMRYGPCILGSRRKRALNIGLLPDIYA; from the exons ATGCTTAAAATTG TCACAATAATCTTCTTAGTCACTCATTATGCACACCCAAAAACATTTAAGTTCTTGAAAGACTACAAACTGAACGAATCTCATATAAACAAAAGCATACAATGTGATCATTGTATCCGGTTATATTTCCCTGTGTGTGCTGATGATAACTTGACATATACAAATGAATGTAGATTCAAATGCATCATGGCTAAACGGAAATTTGATGACAGAGCAACAATTATGAG GTACGGTCCATGCATTTTGGGTTCAAGAAGAAAACGAGCACTGAACATTGGTTTATTACCTGATATCTATGCTTGA